A stretch of Endozoicomonas sp. SCSIO W0465 DNA encodes these proteins:
- a CDS encoding transposase, with protein sequence MYGRVPRQTSGDGGYACRANLEKAKAMGISDVAFNKKRGLEVEEMTKSQYVYKTLFRFRAGIEAGISWLKRCFGLSRCHCKGSERFDSHCWLSVVCYNLVILARHPAPS encoded by the coding sequence ATTTATGGTCGTGTACCTCGCCAGACAAGCGGTGACGGCGGATACGCGTGTCGCGCTAATTTGGAAAAAGCCAAGGCCATGGGAATCAGCGATGTAGCTTTTAATAAGAAGCGCGGACTTGAAGTCGAAGAGATGACTAAAAGTCAGTATGTGTATAAAACGCTCTTTCGCTTCCGGGCAGGTATTGAAGCGGGAATTTCGTGGCTAAAGAGATGTTTTGGGCTATCACGTTGCCACTGCAAGGGTTCTGAGCGTTTTGATTCTCATTGCTGGTTATCGGTGGTCTGTTACAACCTGGTGATTCTGGCCAGACACCCGGCACCATCCTGA
- a CDS encoding ISNCY family transposase has protein sequence MRKKRNLQCSMELHYVPHEICSQLSGISQWLDAHPQFNDWIYEDLSSGDKQNTGRNGLSAESVLRAALLKQYLNCDYDYLSFVLMDSMLFRDFCRLEPNQRPSRSSLHGLISLLTASTWERINNCQLMTAKDQGIEKGRTVAIDSTVTESDIKPPCDSDLLASSVKEICRLLERGQTLTATPLYEYTHHNRAVKDAARKCIYAGKEERHQHYKKLLQLTRKSRKVLIEATVTLANARQQGQCLLADDADKWQADVDHLLPLVDAIVSQTERRVFKGEKVPAQEKVVSLYEPHTDIIVKDRRQVQYGHKLNLVQGKSRLILDLVIEEGNPADSDQFIPMMERQKEMALF, from the coding sequence ATGCGCAAAAAACGCAACCTGCAGTGTAGTATGGAACTCCATTACGTACCTCATGAAATCTGCTCCCAGCTTTCCGGTATCTCGCAATGGCTTGACGCCCATCCACAGTTCAATGACTGGATTTATGAGGACTTAAGTTCTGGTGATAAACAGAACACTGGGCGGAACGGACTATCAGCAGAATCCGTTCTTCGTGCGGCACTCCTGAAACAGTATTTGAATTGTGATTATGACTACTTGTCGTTTGTTTTGATGGACTCCATGCTCTTTCGAGACTTTTGTCGCCTCGAACCAAACCAGCGCCCCAGTCGCTCCAGTTTGCATGGGCTCATCAGCCTTCTTACTGCATCTACATGGGAACGGATTAATAACTGTCAGCTAATGACCGCTAAAGATCAGGGTATTGAAAAAGGGCGCACTGTGGCTATTGACAGCACAGTCACCGAATCGGATATCAAACCTCCTTGCGACAGTGATCTTTTAGCCAGTTCCGTTAAAGAAATTTGTCGGCTGCTGGAACGGGGACAAACACTGACAGCGACACCGCTTTATGAATATACCCATCACAACCGAGCCGTAAAAGATGCGGCCAGAAAATGCATCTACGCTGGCAAAGAAGAGCGGCATCAGCATTATAAAAAACTGCTGCAGTTGACCCGAAAATCCCGGAAGGTACTTATCGAAGCTACTGTCACGCTAGCAAACGCCCGTCAGCAGGGGCAGTGTCTCCTGGCTGATGATGCCGACAAGTGGCAGGCCGATGTGGATCACCTGTTACCCCTGGTGGATGCAATAGTCTCCCAGACAGAGCGCAGGGTCTTTAAGGGTGAAAAGGTGCCAGCCCAGGAAAAAGTGGTTAGCCTGTATGAACCCCATACGGATATCATCGTAAAAGACAGGCGGCAAGTACAGTATGGCCATAAACTGAACCTGGTTCAGGGAAAAAGTCGATTGATCCTGGACCTGGTTATTGAGGAAGGTAACCCAGCGGATTCGGACCAATTCATTCCGATGATGGAAAGACAAAAAGAAATGGCTCTATTTTGA